The Pogona vitticeps strain Pit_001003342236 chromosome 3, PviZW2.1, whole genome shotgun sequence genome includes a window with the following:
- the TMEM123 gene encoding porimin translates to MKPVLVAALVPLCLCLHLARADDKNTNITNPSNSVAPGDHSSGSNSTTNTTQKAMNVTASTAVTFNITTTVRPTATVNVTTAAKITVQTATTKAVKSTTGKPASPNVTTATPKPVRPSLTASPKAAAAQASSSGFSAGSFLGGIVLTLGLLAIGYVGCRTYHAKRGVQYRTIDEHDAII, encoded by the exons caagAGCTGATGATAAGAATACCAACATCACCAATCCTTCAAATTCTGTAGCACCAG GTGATCACAGTTCAGGAAGCAACAGTACTACTAACACCACACAAAAAGCAATGAACGTTACAGCCTCCACTGCTGTGACTTTTAACATCACAACCACTGTCAGACCTACAGCTACTGTCAATGTCACCACTGCTGCCAAGATCACAGTCCAGACTGCCACTACTAAAGCTGTGAAATCCACAACAGGCAAGCCTGCATCACCTAATGTGACAACTGCAACTCCCAAGCCAGTACGGCCTTCTCTGACAG CTTCTCCCAAAGCTGCAGCAGCTCAAGCCTCATCATCGGGTTTCAGCGCTGGGAGTTTCTTGGGTGGCATCGTGTTGACGCTCGGACTCCTGGCCATTGGCTACGTCGGATGCAGAACCTACCATGCAAAAAGGGGTGTTCAATACCGAACCAT tgATGAACACGATGCCATCATTTAA